One window of the Methylocystis parvus OBBP genome contains the following:
- the hybE gene encoding [NiFe]-hydrogenase assembly chaperone HybE: MDDDAATAVGERLAARYREIRSGPMRGMPICNDALDVAAIGFRPLIDPTRGEFAFGAIVTPWMMNIVGARLSGEEHGFVAGAMHRIALPAGDVEMVASGLDGFGPILACSLFSPMFDFPDMDAARETARQAIEALFDRDLLERAATRRAAALDRRALLRGRLAEAPR, encoded by the coding sequence ATGGACGATGACGCCGCCACCGCCGTCGGGGAGCGGCTCGCGGCGCGCTACCGCGAGATTCGTTCCGGCCCTATGCGCGGCATGCCGATCTGCAACGACGCGCTGGATGTGGCGGCGATCGGCTTTCGTCCTCTCATCGACCCGACGCGCGGCGAATTCGCGTTCGGCGCGATCGTGACGCCCTGGATGATGAACATTGTCGGCGCGCGCTTATCGGGCGAAGAACATGGGTTCGTTGCAGGCGCAATGCATCGTATCGCGCTTCCCGCCGGCGACGTCGAGATGGTCGCCAGCGGTCTCGACGGCTTCGGACCCATACTCGCCTGCTCGCTCTTCTCGCCCATGTTCGATTTTCCGGATATGGACGCTGCGAGGGAGACGGCGCGCCAGGCGATCGAGGCGCTGTTCGATCGCGACTTGCTGGAGAGAGCGGCGACTCGGCGCGCGGCCGCGCTCGACCGCCGCGCTTTGCTGCGCGGCCGACTGGCCGAGGCTCCGCGATGA
- a CDS encoding hydrogenase expression/formation protein: MKAGFWVAPDGADEAVTLVPLGGSAEALETRRKANFLATSSAEELIKRCPLVASLLPRLAEALESQTAAAQCVLFDVTDFSADESELLSQVLGEGEVAGVAALTDGVVAQVHESVMAGLWRVRFTDAAGALVADYLEVGAIPQAVRKAAELAAPDLSFGAAPQGAMNVMPVLAEIRERMTPVKSGEAPHIVNFSLLPMNDADMAFLQEMLGDGPVRLVSRGYGTCRVLATGARNVWSVQFYNAMDEIILDTLEIGDVPAAACAADEDFRDSAERLREIDEAYFR, from the coding sequence GTGAAAGCCGGATTCTGGGTCGCGCCCGACGGCGCCGACGAGGCGGTGACGCTTGTGCCGCTGGGCGGGAGCGCGGAAGCGCTCGAAACGCGCCGCAAAGCGAATTTCCTCGCCACAAGCTCGGCCGAGGAGCTGATCAAACGCTGCCCGCTCGTCGCCAGTCTCCTTCCTCGCCTGGCTGAGGCGCTGGAGTCGCAGACGGCGGCCGCGCAATGCGTTCTGTTCGACGTCACGGATTTCAGCGCCGATGAAAGCGAACTTCTCTCTCAGGTCCTGGGAGAGGGCGAAGTGGCCGGCGTCGCGGCGCTGACGGACGGCGTCGTGGCGCAGGTGCACGAATCCGTGATGGCCGGCCTCTGGCGGGTGCGCTTCACCGACGCCGCCGGCGCGCTTGTCGCCGATTATCTGGAAGTCGGCGCGATTCCCCAGGCCGTGCGGAAGGCGGCCGAGCTGGCGGCGCCCGATTTGAGCTTCGGCGCGGCGCCGCAAGGCGCGATGAACGTCATGCCTGTCCTCGCCGAAATCCGTGAACGCATGACGCCGGTGAAATCTGGAGAGGCGCCGCATATCGTCAATTTCTCGCTATTGCCGATGAATGACGCCGACATGGCATTTCTTCAGGAGATGCTCGGGGATGGTCCCGTGCGGCTCGTCTCCCGAGGCTACGGAACCTGCCGCGTGCTTGCGACGGGCGCGCGGAATGTCTGGTCGGTGCAATTCTACAACGCGATGGATGAGATCATTCTCGACACGCTGGAGATTGGCGACGTTCCCGCTGCGGCCTGCGCGGCGGACGAAGACTTCCGAGACTCCGCGGAGCGGTTGCGCGAAATCGACGAGGCCTATTTCCGATGA
- a CDS encoding rubredoxin: protein MKVENEGHVEETGDDRMECGVCWSVYDPAEGDPVWQIAPGTPFSQLPEEWRCPNCDAPRMRFMRLAHGR from the coding sequence ATGAAAGTCGAGAATGAGGGGCATGTCGAAGAGACGGGGGACGACCGCATGGAGTGCGGCGTCTGCTGGAGCGTCTACGATCCGGCGGAGGGCGATCCTGTCTGGCAGATCGCGCCGGGCACGCCATTCTCGCAATTGCCCGAAGAGTGGCGATGCCCCAATTGCGACGCCCCGCGCATGCGCTTCATGCGGCTCGCACATGGACGATGA
- a CDS encoding nickel-dependent hydrogenase large subunit, with protein MSAHSSPGTIHIGVETDAAGRVSSVTLLSTRPTGLGRVFIGRPPQEAPKLARQLFSLCGFAHAAAARLALASARGEALTPSETFSIAVGLLAETCAESLRSTALGWPREGRPEALAEAATPLREAMAAARLIMSTAAADGAFPERRTLSSAAKTLIDAARALGLDAAGTGAPAADSLLGAIMAEARGDAFLFSAEPDALQPADDVSVALAIERNGERFAAAPTLPHRIVETGPFARFWPEAVIERSHLAARLRARLHATSQALNMLWRALSYGEAAADDLMSATRRVEGEGFAAVETARGRLYHWARLDAAGEITDYVLAAPTEWNFHPAGPFAAALLGAEIGKGEYARLRIRRLAAAFDPCVAFQIELREQAHA; from the coding sequence ATGAGCGCGCATAGCAGTCCCGGGACGATCCATATCGGCGTCGAGACGGACGCCGCGGGCCGCGTTTCGTCCGTAACGCTGCTCTCCACCCGGCCCACGGGACTTGGGCGGGTCTTTATCGGCCGCCCGCCGCAAGAGGCGCCGAAACTGGCGCGCCAGCTTTTCAGCCTCTGCGGCTTCGCGCACGCCGCCGCCGCCCGGCTCGCCCTTGCATCGGCGCGCGGGGAAGCTCTAACGCCGTCCGAGACGTTCTCGATTGCTGTCGGGCTCCTCGCAGAGACCTGCGCCGAGTCGCTGCGTTCCACGGCCCTTGGATGGCCGCGCGAAGGCAGGCCGGAAGCCTTGGCCGAAGCGGCGACGCCCTTGCGTGAAGCCATGGCGGCCGCTCGCCTGATCATGTCGACGGCGGCGGCGGACGGCGCATTTCCGGAGCGTCGGACGCTGTCGTCCGCAGCGAAAACGCTAATCGACGCCGCCCGCGCGCTCGGGCTCGACGCCGCCGGGACAGGCGCGCCGGCCGCTGACAGCCTGCTCGGCGCGATCATGGCGGAAGCGCGCGGCGACGCCTTCCTCTTTTCCGCGGAGCCCGACGCGCTCCAACCCGCCGACGACGTCTCCGTCGCGCTGGCGATCGAACGGAATGGAGAACGTTTCGCCGCCGCGCCGACGCTGCCGCATCGGATCGTCGAGACGGGTCCTTTCGCGCGCTTCTGGCCGGAAGCCGTGATCGAGCGTTCGCATCTGGCGGCGCGTCTTCGCGCGCGGCTCCACGCGACGTCGCAGGCGCTCAATATGCTTTGGCGCGCGCTGTCATACGGCGAAGCGGCGGCGGATGATCTCATGAGCGCGACCCGTCGCGTCGAGGGCGAGGGCTTCGCGGCGGTCGAGACGGCGAGAGGACGGCTTTATCACTGGGCACGCCTCGACGCGGCAGGCGAAATCACGGATTATGTCCTCGCGGCCCCCACGGAATGGAATTTTCATCCCGCCGGACCCTTCGCCGCCGCTTTGCTCGGGGCGGAGATCGGAAAGGGCGAATACGCGCGGCTGCGCATCCGGCGCCTCGCCGCCGCTTTCGATCCCTGCGTCGCTTTCCAGATCGAATTGCGCGAGCAGGCCCATGCATGA